In a single window of the Limnochorda sp. L945t genome:
- a CDS encoding histidinol-phosphatase HisJ family protein: MPGLGDYHMHLVSDETRAPLPYAPQRVERYVEAAFGAGVEEIGITEHSFRFAEFRASMAPLWEEGTGQDPQVRAWLEHEFEEPLERYVGAVRRAMERGLPVRLGIEVDYVPGAEEAIRQALEGVPWDYVMGSVHFVDGMCVDCDPAIGWPGADVDRVWLRYYELMGQAARSGLFDVLSHPDLPKKFGMRPVRFPEESFERFLQAARGAGTAVEINTAGLRKPAHEIYPARSLLSRMVAAGLDVHLGSDAHSPEQIGAGFEQAIAWAREAGVRRLVRWQSRKRRYQPL, from the coding sequence ATGCCGGGTCTGGGCGATTACCACATGCACCTCGTCTCCGACGAGACCCGCGCTCCCCTGCCGTACGCTCCGCAACGGGTCGAGCGATACGTGGAGGCGGCTTTCGGAGCCGGAGTGGAGGAAATTGGCATCACCGAGCACTCCTTCCGGTTCGCCGAGTTCCGCGCCTCGATGGCGCCGCTCTGGGAGGAAGGCACCGGGCAGGACCCCCAGGTGAGGGCATGGCTGGAGCATGAGTTCGAGGAACCGCTCGAACGGTATGTCGGGGCTGTCCGCCGGGCCATGGAGCGGGGACTTCCCGTACGGCTCGGGATCGAGGTCGACTACGTACCCGGCGCGGAGGAGGCGATCCGCCAGGCCCTCGAAGGGGTGCCGTGGGACTACGTCATGGGGTCGGTGCACTTCGTGGACGGCATGTGCGTCGACTGCGATCCCGCCATCGGGTGGCCCGGGGCGGACGTCGATCGGGTGTGGCTCCGTTACTACGAGCTGATGGGCCAGGCGGCCCGGAGCGGGCTATTCGACGTGCTGAGTCACCCGGACCTGCCGAAGAAGTTCGGCATGCGGCCGGTTCGCTTTCCCGAGGAGAGCTTCGAGCGGTTCTTGCAGGCTGCCCGGGGGGCGGGGACCGCGGTCGAGATCAACACGGCGGGCTTGCGCAAGCCCGCCCACGAGATTTACCCCGCGCGTTCGCTCTTGAGCCGGATGGTGGCGGCGGGCCTGGACGTGCACCTGGGATCGGACGCCCACTCGCCGGAACAGATCGGGGCCGGGTTCGAGCAGGCCATAGCCTGGGCGAGGGAGGCCGGCGTGCGGCGCCTGGTCCGGTGGCAGTCGCGCAAGCGAAGGTACCAACCGCTGTGA
- a CDS encoding DMT family transporter, whose protein sequence is MQRAGAALMLAAAASIWGGMYAVSRVVMEQIPPWTLLGVRLAVGGAVLLAAALVLGERMPSRAAGLLGLAGLVGPGVSLGLQFEGTHWTGASVGALVTSASPAFMALFGWWLLQERPNGRQFLATAAAIAGAALMALGRPEGEGTASWAGAVEVAARPFLLGVAWLVGAALTWALYSVLVRLITTRYQVSALLTTAVASLTGLVVALPMALRETGPRGALAAPAATPAPAGHGLAAALAPLLQGDPGVVAGVAYLGLVSTALAFFLWSKGLESLEAATASLFFFLQPLVGTALGVGVLGEPASGMTWAGGALILLGVALASGGATGRGGRGLERVRVAGHRPYDRSARTPD, encoded by the coding sequence ATGCAGCGTGCCGGTGCGGCCCTCATGCTGGCGGCGGCCGCCTCCATCTGGGGCGGCATGTACGCGGTGAGCCGGGTCGTCATGGAGCAGATCCCGCCCTGGACGCTGCTCGGCGTCCGCCTGGCGGTGGGCGGGGCCGTCCTGTTGGCGGCGGCGCTCGTGCTGGGCGAACGGATGCCGTCTCGGGCCGCCGGCTTGCTGGGGCTCGCCGGGCTGGTGGGTCCCGGGGTCTCCCTGGGCTTGCAGTTCGAGGGGACCCACTGGACGGGGGCGTCCGTGGGGGCTCTGGTGACGTCGGCGTCGCCGGCGTTCATGGCCCTCTTCGGGTGGTGGCTCCTGCAGGAGCGCCCCAACGGGCGCCAGTTCCTGGCGACGGCGGCGGCCATCGCGGGGGCGGCGCTGATGGCGCTCGGTAGACCCGAAGGAGAGGGAACGGCGAGCTGGGCCGGGGCCGTGGAGGTCGCGGCCCGGCCATTCCTGCTCGGGGTGGCGTGGCTGGTCGGGGCGGCGCTCACATGGGCCCTCTACTCCGTGCTGGTACGCCTGATCACCACCCGGTACCAGGTGAGCGCGCTCTTGACCACGGCGGTGGCGAGCCTGACGGGCCTCGTGGTGGCCCTGCCCATGGCGCTGCGAGAGACGGGCCCGCGTGGCGCCCTGGCGGCTCCGGCGGCCACGCCGGCACCGGCCGGGCACGGCCTGGCCGCAGCCCTGGCACCGCTGCTGCAGGGCGACCCGGGCGTCGTGGCAGGGGTGGCCTACCTCGGCCTGGTCTCGACGGCGCTGGCCTTCTTCCTCTGGAGCAAGGGCCTGGAAAGCCTGGAGGCGGCCACGGCCAGCCTCTTCTTCTTCCTTCAGCCTCTGGTCGGCACGGCCCTGGGCGTCGGGGTGCTGGGCGAGCCCGCTTCGGGCATGACCTGGGCCGGAGGGGCGCTGATCCTGCTCGGCGTCGCGCTGGCCTCCGGCGGCGCGACGGGGCGTGGGGGACGGGGCCTCGAGCGAGTCAGAGTCGCCGGCCACCGGCCTTACGACCGATCGGCGCGCACCCCGGACTGA
- a CDS encoding uracil-DNA glycosylase: MPLHDGDAGWERLRERIVSCTACPRLVEYRTLVARTRRPAYASWSYWGRPVPGFGDPAARLVIVGLAPAAHGANRTGRMFTGDSSGDFLVGALFRAGFANQARSEHAEDGLRLIDAFMTAPVRCAPPDNRPLPEEMERCYPFLEQEMALLHRCRVILALGRIGFDVARRLLLSRAAHDPPARELLRHARFSHGATIEPGGDLPALVASYHPSRQNTQTGRLTAAMMDEVLARVRRLLQEADDQSGVRADRS, from the coding sequence GTGCCACTTCACGACGGAGATGCCGGGTGGGAGCGCTTGCGCGAGCGCATCGTCTCGTGCACGGCCTGCCCCCGCCTGGTGGAGTACCGCACCCTGGTGGCCCGCACCAGGCGGCCGGCCTACGCCTCATGGTCGTACTGGGGCCGGCCGGTGCCCGGCTTCGGTGACCCCGCGGCTCGTCTGGTCATCGTCGGCCTGGCCCCGGCCGCCCACGGGGCCAACCGCACGGGGCGGATGTTCACCGGGGACAGCTCAGGCGACTTCCTCGTGGGGGCGCTGTTCAGGGCGGGGTTCGCTAACCAGGCGCGCTCGGAGCACGCCGAGGACGGGCTGCGGCTCATCGACGCGTTCATGACCGCACCGGTCCGGTGCGCCCCACCCGACAACCGGCCGCTGCCGGAGGAGATGGAGCGCTGCTACCCCTTCCTCGAGCAGGAGATGGCGCTGCTCCACCGGTGCCGGGTCATCCTGGCCCTGGGGCGTATCGGCTTCGACGTGGCCCGCCGCCTGCTCCTCTCCCGGGCCGCCCACGACCCGCCGGCCCGGGAGCTGTTGCGTCACGCCCGCTTTTCCCACGGGGCGACGATCGAGCCCGGGGGCGACCTGCCCGCGCTGGTCGCCTCCTACCATCCCAGCCGGCAAAACACCCAGACCGGGCGGCTCACCGCCGCCATGATGGACGAGGTCCTGGCCCGGGTACGCCGGCTTCTCCAGGAGGCGGACGATCAGTCCGGGGTGCGCGCCGATCGGTCGTAA
- a CDS encoding DUF763 domain-containing protein has product MAGHTGTAMLPLHGGRCPPWLFDRMKRLGAVIVEAMVEEWGPDEVLRRLADPFWFQSLGSVLGYDWHSSGVTTVVCGALKEGLQGRMGELGLFVCGGKGATSRRTPDEIAAHVERHGLLLDPATLVRASRMAAKVDSAVIQDGHQIYHHAFFFTPSGRWCVVQQGMNERTRWARRYHWLSEAVRSFVEEPHAAILGMRQASIPLNMAARESDAARKASVQLAGKDLAWWRRELDRIGRTRELRLPAGHAIERTPQLERALSALYRAEPADYEALVGAAGVGPRTVRALAMVAEIVYGARPSYRDPVRYAFAHGGKDGIPFPVDRELYDRTVAVWKRAVARARLGRRETLEALRRLGEMDRLAPFEAGARRAGPSAGTERGTVG; this is encoded by the coding sequence ATGGCAGGGCACACCGGCACGGCGATGCTCCCCCTGCACGGAGGGCGGTGCCCGCCGTGGCTGTTCGACCGCATGAAGCGGCTCGGGGCGGTCATCGTCGAGGCCATGGTGGAGGAGTGGGGCCCGGACGAGGTGCTGCGGCGGCTGGCGGACCCCTTCTGGTTCCAGTCTCTGGGCAGCGTGCTGGGCTACGACTGGCACTCGTCGGGCGTGACCACGGTGGTGTGCGGCGCGCTCAAAGAAGGGCTGCAGGGCCGGATGGGAGAGCTGGGGCTGTTCGTGTGCGGCGGCAAGGGCGCCACCTCCCGGCGGACGCCGGACGAGATCGCCGCCCACGTGGAGCGCCACGGCCTGCTCCTCGATCCCGCGACCCTCGTCCGGGCGAGCCGTATGGCTGCCAAGGTGGACAGCGCCGTCATCCAGGACGGGCACCAGATCTACCACCACGCGTTTTTCTTCACGCCTTCCGGGCGCTGGTGCGTCGTCCAGCAGGGGATGAACGAGCGGACCCGCTGGGCCCGCCGCTACCACTGGCTCTCCGAGGCGGTACGCTCCTTCGTGGAAGAGCCCCACGCGGCCATCCTGGGCATGCGCCAGGCATCCATCCCGCTCAACATGGCTGCCCGGGAGAGCGACGCGGCGCGCAAGGCGTCGGTGCAACTGGCCGGGAAGGACCTGGCCTGGTGGCGGCGGGAGCTCGATCGGATCGGGCGCACCCGCGAGCTGAGGCTCCCTGCGGGCCACGCCATCGAGCGGACGCCGCAGCTGGAGCGGGCGTTGTCGGCGCTTTACCGGGCGGAGCCCGCGGACTATGAGGCGCTGGTCGGGGCGGCGGGGGTAGGCCCTCGTACCGTGCGGGCCCTGGCCATGGTCGCCGAGATCGTCTATGGGGCACGGCCCAGCTACCGGGACCCCGTGCGGTATGCCTTCGCCCACGGAGGGAAAGACGGGATTCCCTTCCCCGTGGACCGGGAGCTCTACGATCGGACGGTAGCCGTGTGGAAGCGGGCAGTGGCCCGGGCGCGGCTGGGTCGCCGGGAGACGCTGGAGGCGCTGCGGCGGCTCGGAGAGATGGACCGGCTGGCACCTTTCGAGGCGGGTGCACGCCGGGCCGGGCCCTCGGCCGGGACGGAGAGGGGCACGGTGGGTTGA
- a CDS encoding DMT family transporter, which yields MTQTAPVEPGAHRSRRLADGTLLFITLVWGVTFVAVKDAVSRVPVFSFLTLRFALAAVTLALWLAVKGWKSRRRGAEPAGGSGGSPDGPPASWAGLLTGGLLFLGYAFQTLGLQYTSPGKAGFITGLSVVLVPILEAWVFRRPPGRAALVGVALAAAGMAVMSLEPADLAVHRGDLLVLMCAVAFGAHVTAVAHLGRRSESVSFTLWQVLAVVALSAAVASFERWEGRGLDAAVAGTLVVTGPLVSGVLLLAQVWGQRRTSATHAAVIFAMEPVFAALGGWALAGERLGVRGLVGGVLILAGMLAAELGRHGTRPLPLESPASRPA from the coding sequence TTGACGCAGACCGCGCCGGTGGAGCCCGGGGCGCATCGAAGCCGCCGGCTGGCCGACGGGACGCTCCTTTTCATCACGCTGGTCTGGGGTGTCACGTTCGTCGCCGTCAAGGACGCGGTGAGCCGCGTCCCCGTCTTTTCCTTCCTGACCCTGCGCTTTGCTCTGGCGGCCGTTACCCTGGCGCTGTGGCTGGCGGTGAAGGGATGGAAGAGCCGGCGCCGAGGGGCCGAGCCTGCCGGCGGCAGCGGCGGCTCACCGGACGGACCGCCGGCGAGCTGGGCCGGGCTCTTGACGGGCGGGCTCCTCTTTCTCGGTTATGCTTTCCAGACGCTGGGGCTGCAGTACACGAGCCCGGGCAAGGCGGGGTTCATCACGGGCCTGTCGGTGGTACTGGTGCCGATCCTGGAGGCCTGGGTCTTTCGCAGGCCGCCGGGACGGGCGGCGCTGGTGGGCGTCGCGCTGGCCGCCGCCGGCATGGCCGTCATGTCGCTGGAGCCGGCCGACCTGGCGGTCCACCGGGGGGACCTGCTGGTGCTGATGTGCGCCGTGGCGTTCGGCGCCCACGTGACCGCGGTGGCTCACCTGGGCCGGCGCTCCGAGAGCGTCTCGTTCACCCTCTGGCAGGTGCTGGCCGTGGTCGCCCTCAGCGCGGCCGTCGCCTCGTTCGAACGATGGGAGGGCCGGGGACTGGATGCGGCGGTCGCCGGGACCCTCGTGGTCACGGGCCCGCTGGTGAGCGGCGTGTTATTGCTGGCCCAGGTCTGGGGGCAGCGAAGGACCTCGGCCACCCACGCGGCCGTCATCTTCGCCATGGAGCCGGTCTTCGCCGCGCTCGGCGGGTGGGCCCTGGCCGGCGAACGCCTGGGCGTGCGGGGTCTCGTCGGGGGCGTACTGATCCTGGCCGGGATGCTGGCGGCCGAGCTCGGGCGGCACGGCACCCGTCCACTCCCCCTGGAGAGCCCCGCGTCGCGGCCGGCCTGA
- a CDS encoding bifunctional metallophosphatase/5'-nucleotidase, with translation MSWLSGEARLGIGRRAGAPKGARPLAQVLVAVLVVLWLSAAALAAQIHILHFNDTYTLEPVDGGKLGGMARLATLVQRLRAEDPEALLLFAGDVISPSTMSSVFKGQQMIEAFNELGVDVSTFGNHEWDFGDDVLGQRIRESQFTWVAANVVDENGRPFPGSYPFVVREMGGIGVGVLGLVTPETRVLSSPGAAWQFRDPVEVARESIPKMRAMGAQIIVALTHQSMSDDVRLLEAVPEIDLVVGGHEHDVMRQEVGGRLIVKAGSDNRYLGVVTLTVDGGKVTAAEDRMIAVDPSYPDEPAMASLVQRWLSQLSEQMDVVIGQTAVELDARNVTVRAREAPLGNLVADAIRDAVGAQLAITNGGGIRTNAVLPAGPIRRKDVVAWLPFGNVVVKLELTGAQIRSALENGVSQVEKLAGRFPQVSGLRFGFDPSRPAGQRVTWVEAGGKPLDDTATYVVATNDYMANGGDGYEALKGGKVLVDAAAGPIMADVVARYIESRGTVSPSVEGRIVEEGK, from the coding sequence TTGTCGTGGCTTTCCGGTGAGGCAAGGTTGGGCATCGGCCGGCGCGCCGGCGCGCCCAAGGGCGCAAGGCCGCTGGCCCAGGTACTGGTCGCAGTCCTGGTCGTCCTGTGGTTGTCCGCCGCGGCGCTGGCGGCCCAGATCCACATCCTGCACTTCAACGACACCTACACCCTGGAGCCCGTCGACGGCGGCAAGCTGGGGGGCATGGCGCGCCTTGCGACCCTGGTGCAGCGGCTGCGGGCGGAGGATCCCGAAGCGCTGCTGCTGTTCGCAGGGGACGTCATCTCGCCTTCCACCATGTCTTCGGTCTTCAAGGGCCAGCAGATGATCGAGGCGTTCAACGAGTTGGGAGTCGACGTCTCCACGTTCGGTAACCACGAGTGGGACTTCGGGGACGACGTGCTGGGGCAGCGCATCCGGGAGTCCCAGTTCACGTGGGTGGCCGCCAACGTCGTGGACGAGAACGGGCGGCCGTTCCCGGGCAGCTACCCCTTCGTGGTGCGGGAGATGGGCGGCATCGGCGTGGGCGTCCTGGGCCTGGTCACGCCTGAAACTCGGGTGCTGTCCAGCCCCGGCGCCGCCTGGCAGTTCCGGGATCCCGTCGAGGTGGCCCGGGAGAGCATCCCGAAGATGCGGGCCATGGGGGCTCAGATCATCGTGGCCCTGACCCACCAGAGCATGAGCGATGACGTGCGGTTGCTCGAGGCCGTGCCCGAGATCGACCTCGTCGTCGGCGGGCACGAGCACGACGTGATGCGCCAGGAGGTGGGCGGGCGCCTGATCGTCAAGGCGGGCAGCGACAACCGCTACCTGGGCGTGGTGACGCTGACGGTCGACGGCGGCAAGGTGACCGCGGCCGAGGACCGGATGATTGCGGTCGACCCGAGCTATCCGGACGAGCCGGCGATGGCGTCCCTGGTCCAGCGGTGGCTCTCCCAGCTCTCGGAGCAGATGGACGTGGTCATCGGCCAGACCGCCGTCGAGCTCGACGCCCGCAACGTGACCGTGCGCGCCAGGGAGGCCCCGCTCGGCAACCTGGTGGCCGATGCCATCCGCGACGCGGTAGGGGCCCAGCTCGCCATCACCAACGGCGGGGGGATCCGCACCAACGCCGTGCTGCCGGCCGGCCCGATCCGCCGCAAGGACGTGGTGGCGTGGCTTCCGTTCGGAAACGTCGTGGTCAAGCTGGAGCTCACCGGAGCCCAGATCCGCTCGGCGCTGGAAAACGGCGTCAGCCAGGTGGAGAAGCTGGCCGGGCGGTTTCCGCAGGTGTCCGGGCTGCGCTTCGGCTTCGACCCCTCGAGGCCGGCCGGGCAGCGGGTGACCTGGGTCGAGGCCGGCGGCAAGCCCCTCGACGACACGGCCACCTACGTGGTGGCCACCAACGACTACATGGCCAATGGCGGCGACGGGTACGAGGCCTTGAAGGGCGGAAAGGTCCTGGTCGACGCGGCCGCCGGCCCCATCATGGCCGACGTGGTGGCTCGCTACATCGAGAGCCGGGGCACGGTCAGCCCCTCGGTCGAAGGGCGCATCGTGGAGGAAGGCAAGTAA
- a CDS encoding late competence development ComFB family protein codes for MDGERAFSNRMEQAVRDALDEALAYHPDACRCERCRRDITALALRSLPARYAGSSAGTVIVDVELQRLQSRLEIFKALHRAILEVKSRPHHARPD; via the coding sequence ATGGACGGAGAGCGGGCTTTCTCCAACCGGATGGAGCAGGCAGTGCGGGACGCCCTGGACGAGGCGCTCGCCTATCACCCCGACGCCTGCCGGTGCGAGCGGTGCCGGAGGGACATCACGGCGCTGGCGTTGCGCAGCTTGCCGGCCCGCTACGCCGGTTCCAGCGCCGGTACCGTGATCGTGGACGTGGAGCTACAGCGCCTGCAGAGCCGGCTCGAGATCTTCAAGGCCCTCCATCGGGCGATCCTGGAGGTCAAGTCGCGGCCCCATCACGCGCGCCCCGACTAG
- a CDS encoding citrate synthase, translating into MSETTQIARGLEGIVAGRSSVSTVDGVQGRLVYQGYDIRELAELSSFEEVCFLLWHKRLPDSGELEELKESLAAARSVPPAILELLEMLPPRSGMAALQTAVAALGLLDPEADDVSPPSNARKAVKLTAQVATIVAAFHRLRRGLPVVEPDPLLGHAANFLWMLFGEKPEKAAARAMDVALVLHADHEYNASTFSARVTASTLSDMYSAIAAAVGTLKGPLHGGANEQVMKMLEEIGSPERAEEVIQAKLASKQRIPGFGHRVYKTWDPRALILKRYSEELGRARGQTLWYDISLAVEQAVRKEKDLYPNVDFYSASVYYTLGIPVDLFTPVFAVSRIAGWTAHLLEQYEDNRLIRPRAEYTGPMDLRYVPIEDRPPRQATA; encoded by the coding sequence ATGAGCGAAACGACCCAGATCGCTCGGGGCCTGGAGGGCATCGTAGCTGGCCGGTCGTCGGTCAGCACGGTGGACGGCGTGCAAGGGCGCCTGGTTTACCAGGGGTACGACATCCGGGAGCTTGCCGAACTGTCCAGCTTCGAAGAGGTCTGTTTCCTGCTGTGGCACAAGCGGTTGCCCGACTCGGGCGAACTGGAGGAGTTGAAGGAGTCGCTGGCCGCGGCCCGGAGCGTGCCGCCGGCGATCCTGGAGCTGCTCGAGATGCTGCCGCCTCGCTCGGGCATGGCGGCCCTGCAGACGGCCGTGGCCGCGCTGGGGCTGTTGGACCCGGAGGCGGACGACGTCTCGCCGCCGTCCAACGCTCGCAAGGCGGTGAAGCTGACGGCCCAGGTGGCTACCATCGTGGCGGCGTTCCACCGGCTGCGCCGGGGTTTGCCGGTGGTGGAGCCCGATCCGTTGCTGGGGCATGCGGCCAACTTCCTGTGGATGCTCTTCGGCGAGAAGCCGGAGAAGGCGGCGGCCCGCGCCATGGACGTGGCGCTGGTGCTCCACGCAGACCACGAGTACAACGCGTCTACGTTCTCGGCGCGGGTGACGGCATCGACGCTGTCGGACATGTACTCCGCCATCGCCGCCGCGGTCGGCACGCTCAAGGGGCCGCTACACGGGGGCGCCAACGAGCAGGTCATGAAGATGCTCGAGGAGATTGGCTCGCCGGAGCGGGCCGAAGAGGTCATCCAGGCCAAGCTGGCCTCGAAGCAGCGGATCCCGGGGTTCGGGCACCGGGTCTACAAGACCTGGGATCCGCGAGCGCTCATCCTCAAGCGGTATTCCGAAGAGCTGGGCCGGGCCCGGGGACAGACGCTCTGGTACGACATTTCCCTGGCCGTGGAGCAGGCCGTCCGGAAGGAGAAGGACCTGTACCCCAACGTCGACTTCTACTCCGCCTCGGTCTACTACACGCTCGGGATACCCGTCGATCTCTTCACCCCGGTCTTCGCGGTCAGCCGCATCGCCGGGTGGACGGCGCACCTGCTCGAGCAGTACGAGGACAACCGGCTCATCCGGCCCAGGGCCGAGTACACCGGTCCCATGGACCTTCGCTACGTGCCGATCGAAGACCGGCCTCCCCGTCAGGCCACCGCCTGA
- a CDS encoding FUN14 domain-containing protein, translated as MTESGFNWGLLGQQAGLGLVLGLSVGYSLKKALKVALVLVGALTALLVGLSRIGFITVHWDVIESAYTSAMQQAGGARGALDRVVAWFSSSLAVAGSFSLGFWLGFRKG; from the coding sequence GTGACGGAGTCGGGGTTCAACTGGGGCCTGCTTGGCCAGCAGGCAGGGCTGGGGTTGGTGCTCGGGCTTTCCGTGGGTTACAGCCTCAAGAAGGCCCTCAAGGTCGCGCTGGTCCTGGTGGGAGCGTTGACGGCGCTCCTGGTAGGTCTGTCGAGGATCGGGTTCATCACCGTCCACTGGGACGTGATCGAGTCCGCTTACACCAGTGCGATGCAGCAGGCGGGAGGCGCCAGGGGGGCCCTGGACCGGGTGGTGGCCTGGTTCTCCAGCAGCCTCGCGGTGGCAGGTAGCTTCTCGTTGGGGTTCTGGCTGGGCTTCCGCAAGGGATGA
- a CDS encoding NUDIX hydrolase, with the protein METFRQALLVARVVLVDRGRVLLAHHRHADRGEDFWCFPGGHVERGEAFVEAAVRELREETGYEVELIDVAYALDFPRGGHRGDVAELFFRARIRSGQLRVQQEPGLDGVEWVPISRLLERPVRPAELARAIYDGRWETWKVPLPEPS; encoded by the coding sequence TTGGAGACGTTCCGCCAGGCGCTGCTCGTCGCCCGCGTCGTCCTCGTCGACCGTGGCCGGGTGTTGCTGGCGCACCATCGCCACGCGGACCGGGGCGAGGACTTCTGGTGCTTTCCCGGCGGCCACGTGGAGCGGGGGGAAGCGTTCGTCGAGGCGGCCGTGCGGGAGTTGAGGGAAGAGACGGGTTACGAGGTCGAGCTCATCGACGTCGCCTACGCCCTGGACTTCCCCAGGGGCGGCCACCGGGGGGATGTCGCGGAGCTATTCTTTCGCGCCCGTATCCGCTCCGGGCAGCTCCGAGTGCAGCAGGAGCCCGGGCTGGACGGCGTCGAGTGGGTGCCGATCAGCCGCCTGCTCGAGCGGCCGGTGCGGCCCGCCGAGCTGGCCCGGGCGATCTACGACGGGCGCTGGGAGACCTGGAAGGTGCCGCTCCCGGAGCCATCGTGA
- a CDS encoding aldo/keto reductase family protein has protein sequence MEYRRLGRSGVKLSTIGLGSWLTYGASVDRARSVALVQSAYEKGVNFFDTANVYHRGTAEEVVGEALRPFPRDSYVLATKVFFPMGDGPNDRGLSRKHIMEQCHRSLKRLGTDYIDLYQCHRYDPETPLDETLRALDDLITQGKVLYVGVSQWSAVQIADALRLAERLNLDPIVSNQPLYNILHRDIERDVLPLCAREGIGQVVYSPLAQGVLTGKYRPGQPLPPGSRATDPSSNMFMGRLLTDEVLSKVERLAQLAREAGLTPAQMALAWVLRRPEVTSAIIGATRPEQLDENLAAAGVRLSDEVVQAIDRITGFAPDA, from the coding sequence ATGGAGTACCGGAGGCTTGGACGCAGCGGCGTGAAGCTCTCGACGATTGGCCTGGGAAGCTGGCTGACTTACGGCGCCTCCGTGGACCGAGCGCGATCGGTGGCGCTGGTGCAAAGCGCCTACGAAAAGGGCGTCAACTTCTTCGACACCGCCAACGTATACCACCGGGGGACGGCGGAAGAGGTGGTGGGCGAGGCCCTGAGGCCTTTCCCCCGCGACTCGTACGTGCTGGCCACCAAGGTTTTCTTTCCCATGGGAGACGGCCCCAACGACCGGGGACTCTCCCGCAAGCACATCATGGAGCAGTGCCACCGGAGCCTCAAGCGGCTCGGCACGGATTACATCGATCTGTACCAGTGCCACCGGTACGACCCCGAGACGCCTCTGGACGAGACGCTACGGGCCCTGGACGACCTGATCACGCAGGGCAAGGTCCTCTACGTAGGGGTCAGCCAGTGGAGCGCCGTCCAGATCGCCGACGCGCTGCGGTTGGCCGAACGGCTCAACCTCGATCCCATCGTCTCCAACCAGCCCCTGTACAACATCCTGCACCGGGACATCGAGCGTGACGTGCTGCCCCTGTGCGCCCGGGAGGGGATCGGCCAGGTGGTCTACTCGCCCCTTGCCCAGGGCGTGCTCACGGGCAAGTACCGCCCCGGGCAGCCGCTGCCGCCCGGCAGCCGGGCCACCGACCCCTCGAGTAACATGTTCATGGGCCGGCTGCTGACCGACGAGGTGTTGAGCAAGGTGGAGCGGCTGGCGCAGCTGGCGAGGGAAGCGGGGCTCACGCCCGCCCAGATGGCCCTGGCCTGGGTGTTGCGGCGGCCCGAGGTGACCTCCGCCATCATCGGCGCCACCCGCCCCGAACAGCTCGACGAGAACCTCGCTGCCGCCGGCGTACGGCTCTCGGACGAAGTGGTGCAGGCCATCGACCGGATCACGGGCTTCGCCCCGGACGCGTGA
- the tpx gene encoding thiol peroxidase, with protein MKGQPLTLVGPAVQVGHQAPDFHVIDTDLKPRTLSDYRGHVLLIASVPSLDTGVCDAETRRFNQEATRFSPDVRVLTVSMDLPFAQKRWCGAAGIERVITLSDHREASFGQAYGTLIKELRLLARAVFVVDKGGKVTYVEYVPEATDHPHYEAAIEAVHKAGG; from the coding sequence ATGAAGGGCCAGCCGCTGACGCTGGTGGGCCCTGCGGTCCAGGTCGGCCATCAGGCGCCGGACTTCCACGTGATCGACACGGATCTGAAGCCGCGGACGTTGTCGGACTATCGGGGCCACGTGCTCCTCATCGCGTCGGTGCCGTCCCTGGACACGGGCGTGTGCGACGCCGAGACGAGGCGGTTCAACCAGGAGGCTACCCGGTTCAGCCCGGACGTCCGGGTGCTGACCGTGAGCATGGACCTTCCTTTTGCGCAGAAGCGCTGGTGCGGAGCGGCAGGGATCGAACGGGTCATCACCCTCTCCGACCACCGGGAGGCCTCGTTCGGACAGGCGTACGGGACCCTCATCAAGGAGCTGCGGCTGCTGGCCAGGGCCGTGTTCGTGGTCGACAAGGGCGGTAAGGTGACGTACGTCGAATACGTCCCCGAGGCCACCGACCATCCCCACTACGAGGCGGCCATCGAGGCGGTGCACAAGGCCGGCGGTTGA